ATCGGCTCGATCCTGCTGCCGGCCATGGTCAAGCAGGGCTACCCGATGAAATTCGGCGTCGGCGTCATCGGCACTTCCGGCGGGCTGGGGATTCTCATCCCCCCCTCCATCGTCATGGTCATCTATGCCGTTTCGACCAATGCCTCGATCGGCCGGCTGTTCATCGCCGGCATCATCCCGGGGCTGCTGCTGGCGTCGCTGCTGATGTTCGTCACCTGGTTCGTGGCCAGGAAGCGCAACTATCCCTGCCTTCCCAAGGCGAGCCTGGCGACCCGGCTGCGCGCTTTCCGCGAGAGCATCTGGGGACTGCTGCTGATCGTGGTGGTCATCGGCGGCATCTACACCGGCATCTTCACTGCCACCGAGGCGGCGGCGATGAGCGCCGTCTACGCCTTCTTTGTGGCGGTCTTCGTCTACCGCGACATGAAGCTTAAGGATGTCCCCAAGACCCTGCTGGCGGCGGCCAACATGTCGGCGATGATCCTCTACATCATCACTAACGCGGTCCTCTTCTCCTTCCTGCTCACCTCCGAGCAGATCCCGCAGCAGCTTACCGACTGGATCACCCACCTCGGGCTGGGGAGCGTCGGCTTCCTGATCATGGTGAACCTGCTGCTGCTGGCGGCCGGCAACTTCATGGAGCCCTCCTCGATCCTGCTGATTACCGCGCCGCTGCTCTTCCCGATGGCGATGCAACTGGGGATCGACCCGATCCACCTTGGGGTGCTGATGACGGTCAACATGGAAATCGGCATGATCACCCCCCCGGTCGGCCTCAACCTCTACGTGGCCTCGGGGATCTCCCGGTTGGGACTGACCGAAACGACCAAAGCGTGCGCCCCCTGGATCCTGGTCATGCTGGCCTATCTGGTCCTGATCACCTACGTGCCGGCCATCTCCCTCTGGCTGCCGAATCTGCTGATGAAATAAACCGGCTCTCTTGTCGGGCACCACAAAAAAATCAGGCGGCGCCAGCTACCCGGCGCCGCCTGATTCCCGTCCAACCCACCTTCATTCCAACCTTAGCCTTCGTCCCTGCCGAAATTGTGGAACTCGTTCAGGTTGCTGAACTCTCCCCAGGCCAGGTATTCGTTGGGTGCATTGACGAAATCGTAGAGCTTGCGCAGGCTCTCGAGTTCCCGCCGCTCCTCGGAGGCAATCCGGCGAAGCAGCCCCTGCACTTCGGGATTCGGCTCACGCTGTGCGGCATCCTCATACAGACGACAGATCGCCGTCTCGACCCGCATGACATAATGGTAGGCTTCCAGGTCGCTGGTTATCTGCAACGCCTCGCGCTCGTTCAGGACATCCTCGAAGATG
This genomic stretch from Desulfuromonadales bacterium harbors:
- a CDS encoding ferritin family protein, which codes for MNVFDFAMEIERSGRTFYRNVAAKAGEAGVSTIFSMMAEDEQELLERFRVMKATVRSTTMQDSSVLENAGNIFEDVLNEREALQITSDLEAYHYVMRVETAICRLYEDAAQREPNPEVQGLLRRIASEERRELESLRKLYDFVNAPNEYLAWGEFSNLNEFHNFGRDEG
- a CDS encoding TRAP transporter large permease subunit; amino-acid sequence: IGSILLPAMVKQGYPMKFGVGVIGTSGGLGILIPPSIVMVIYAVSTNASIGRLFIAGIIPGLLLASLLMFVTWFVARKRNYPCLPKASLATRLRAFRESIWGLLLIVVVIGGIYTGIFTATEAAAMSAVYAFFVAVFVYRDMKLKDVPKTLLAAANMSAMILYIITNAVLFSFLLTSEQIPQQLTDWITHLGLGSVGFLIMVNLLLLAAGNFMEPSSILLITAPLLFPMAMQLGIDPIHLGVLMTVNMEIGMITPPVGLNLYVASGISRLGLTETTKACAPWILVMLAYLVLITYVPAISLWLPNLLMK